ttaatcttgagttttggttgatttaatgttgttattatgttaaagtgcatgtattaaatgtgttactagcatcactagcttcaatttggtatataggttgacttagaaagacttcaataacatgattgatgaattcatgatttttggttagggtttggtaactttaaatgtgaatttttgatgcattaaatgctttgcaatgttgttttaaGTATTTAGTAGTAttttatgcataattacctacgaaacggcgtattatatgtgtgcatttaattcccggatCACCAAatacatttatgaacttgaaagcatttatgatgaacattaattgAACATTCAACTTggttttgattattttaaatgatgtttttaTTCAATGCAATGTGTCTAGTTGTTTTCCTCGTTAAAttatctttccaacgatataagatacacgttttgaatgtttacggttcattaattATGTTTGTTGGAAGTTTGGCTCGTTTTGACACTTGAAAATTGCCCAGAATTCTGATCAGGTGccacccgcggcgcggcttaacactgacCCAGATGGTCTGGGACCATCAAAAGCCTCGACCCTCAAATCACCTTTTAGCCCGCGGCGCAGGTATCCCaggcgcggcgcggcttaaggcaggGGAAAATGGCTGTTCAACTTTGCATTTACACgataaattctaactatgctacgcacctccgattcacatgtaacttgttctaacatacttatatatgataaattagctcagaaaaatagtccgagacccgacccgaacgtgttgactttttcgttgactttgactcgaccaaagttgacttttattcaaacttcacCAATACTTTGTTTAACCGTTCTAATctacttttatacttgattcttgcataaaacttgacaacgtgattcacatgctttataatcgagtcgtaacgagccatatgactaattgaacactttgaccgaccgtgttttaccgttattgatacgacctacttgtttaggtcaagactagcattcgttcttgcacacgttactttgtgaagtaccctttttactcgtgcactcaaggtgagatcatagtcccacttttactcttttatacttatatttgggatgagaaaacataaacgtttcgttttacaaagtgaacacaagtacgaaaacaaacattctacatacgagttagaacaaaaagcctcaattcaattatcattagttacacttgcagggtgtaagcgagaacttatgttgtgtggccatacgggtttgacaaactctcattcggacggttcgctaccgttaatcggatgaaatatattttcgaggataagtgtatgttctaacactatattaatgaggtttcgtgatagttaagccttaataattgagtgctcgtgataacaataactattagaatggtttactattattccaAACGTGATAAAGCTTGTGGTTCAATTTACTTACTCActtatttactaaacctatgatttcaccaacgttttcgttgacagattctctttgtttttctcaggtccttaaacgttaagtgttacatgcttccgcacgctattttgatacttgcttggatgtcgagtatacatgcatacatggaacgtcttttgactttacattaaattgtgtcgcataggtttcatttgtactttaaaacgttgtaacgtattagtcgttgaactactttgtaaactttgaaacacctttacatttgaaatgaatgcgacatattttggtcaaacgttgttttaaagacttacgaccacgtaacgggacctaagtagacggcgccgtcaatgacgattttgtcgggtcgctacagagacCCATACACACAAACCCACAAACACACATACACGCATACAAACCAAaacctactcgtctattctaattctagtcctccatgcattcctatcagaagtcatgtcctcggtcaataaaagctcATTCAAGTCGGGCTTTATTCTATCCTCCCACCTAcgtgtaggtctaccccttctcctaacTCCGTCAACCGTAAGCGCCTCAACTCTTCGAACAGGGACAGTTAGAGGTCGCCTCCTCACATGCTTAAAccatcgaagtcgttcttctcttaacttatcgatgatgcttctaactttcaGGTTGTCCCTAAAAACACTATTTGAAATCAACTTCTCCAAACATCAGTTCAATTAACTTAAATCTGAAAATTGAGGGACAAACGACCCAATTTTGTCATAATATTTTTCGTTCTCATAGTgacaaaaataaatttaaaaatttaagtataaatataaatataaaataagatAAAAATAAACGACAGAATTAGTCAAATGGTCACTGTGTTTATACATTTTATCTCTTTTCATCCCTCTCATTAAAAGTTTCATTAGTTATCCTTAAATGCATTTTTCTGCCCATTTTCATCCTTTTCTTAACGCTAGTTACAAATCCCGTCAAGCGAGTGCTGATACATGAGTCAATTCCATTAATGACCATGGAACAATCTTTAATGGAAGGAAAACAAAAACGTGTAATCAATGTTAATCAATGTTATTAATCGTGCTGAAGCAACACCACCACATGTTGTGTTATGCCACTCAGTGTACTTTAGTTTCTTGTCTTATTTTAAAATTTAGGTCCTATCTTGGAGTTATAAATTTAGGTTCTAACTCTAACCATTGCATCATTATCTGTTTGCACCACATAAGTCCACGTTAATTTCGATTAATATCATATGATAATggtatataagatataagatatatgTACCTTTGATTATAGTTTGTACATGGACTTGATAGAACAGCTCGTGGTTGGCTTGTCTCTGCACCTTTTTTGTTAAGTTTGTCTGCTCTTGCTGATATCTTCGAATACGATTTTGCATACAAACATATAATTAGTAAAGGTTAAGGCtaaattatgaaaataatatttcTAGATGGAATCGTGCCTGAAACAGAGAAGGTATGTAGGGATGTCAACTgatcggatatggatatggatatggcttCACCCGATCATTCGGGTGaggccatatccatatccatttataaaaatttcatccatccatatctatatccgtcgggtgaagcgggttaatgaataatcatccatatccatttaaatatatttaacttttaacaaatacgatcaaaagtaatattctCTAATAGTTTATGCAATCGAAAGTCACATTAACATTTACATATTAATTAATAGACAAAAGTAATGAATAGTAACCAGGAACATTTTCAACTTttcacctttttatttttattttaactaCATTTCATATTACCAAAAAAGCCCCCctcacttttttgaaaaattcaaatcgatccCCAAACAAGGGGATAAAGcgtcaaataatcattttcataaaaaaaaaacttaaataaactccacccaaatattcaacgggtcatatcttctcgctcgcaacgagttaaatttttccgacaccatcgttaaactcgaaataattttaggaacacagtgtcactagctatacgcaaaacagccgctttttaaaaaacgctaaatatttggggtacttttcatacaagttgattttgcgttaaatttttaaaagtcgacaattccatagcgaaacgcggagatgcacatatattgttaatttaaaataacatttaaatctctcacgggttataccttttagttcgactcgagttgcgcttcaacgacatcatcgttagtcacaaaataattttactaaacgcaataaaatacattgaaaaccgaacccccggcgcgaagcgagggttcgataactagtattatctattagacaaaatttgtcttatatgCGATGAATAGTACTACTTATATTTTCGCTTTTCACAAAACTAACCccctaacttccattaaaatacaaatcaaacccccactttatacctatattctaaattctaaattattatttatctcattactaaaatcaaaaatactgaataataacacccaccacgctttaccgatTTGTACGCTGCGCTCAAACAGTTGGACCCACAggggccactactgtgctacaattattattattattattattattattattattattattattatttttattattattattattatttatttttttttgtttggtcttcaacgataaaagaagcaactttcgtaaaagaaccaacccttcaatgttaccaaaaaatgtcgaaatttttttttttttacaaaataatcaactaacattttttttttcttttcttcctcaacgttaaaagagacaactttcataaaaggaacaacccttcaatgctatcaaaagatgtcgaaaaacattcttttttacaaaatagatgaactaactttttaaaaaaaaaaccccgaaccctaaaagaagcaactttcacaaaaggaaaacccttcaatgttagatgtcgaaaaaaattctttttttacaaaacagatcaagattttttttttttaactcgcattcaaaacggaaccccccggcgcgaagcgagagaTCCACAACTAGTTTTTACTAATTTATATAACAAATAGTCAACAaataacctattaaacgtgtaagGATATCGATTAcctgtaagttgcttactttttagTTATATGAAATTACCTTTAAACCACCAAAGTACGACAAATTCAGTTAATGATTTAAGCAAAacaaaaatataagaaaaaatttATCTTATTAgagaaatataaagaaagatgaatataaTTAACATTAACATATTAACATATTATCTATTACACAAAATTTGTCTTACACgcgatgaatagtactatttacatTTTCACTTTCTACAAAACTAACCccctaacttccattaaaatacaaatcaaaccctcactttatacctatattctatatTCTAAATTCTAAATTAATATTTATCCCGTTACCAAAACCAAAAAcactgaataataacacccaccacgctttaccgacaTGTACGCTGCGCTCAAACAATTGGACCCACAggggccactactgtgctacaataataataataataataataattattattattattttttggtcTCCAacaataaaagaagcaactttcgtaaaagaaccaacccttcaatgttacaaaaagatgtcgaaaaaaattcttttttacaaaaaattcaactaactttttttttccttttttgtttttctcttctttctcaacgataaaagaggcaactttcataaaaggaacaacccttcaatgctaccaaaagatgtcgaaaaatattctttttcACAAAATAGATGAACTAacttttagaaagaaaaaaaaagaaccctaaaagaagcaacttttacAAAAGgaaaacccttcaatgttagatgtcgaaaaaaaattcttttttacaaaatagatcaagacttttctttttaactcgcattcaaaacggagcccccggcgcgaagcgagggctccacaactagtttttaCTAATTTATATAACAAATAGTCAACAAATAAcatattaaacgtgtaaagatatcgattacctgtaagttgcttactttttagTTACATGGAATTACCTTTAAACCACCAAAGTACGACAAATTCAGTTAATGATTTAAGCAAAacaaaaatataagaaaaaatttatattattagataaatataaagaaagatgaatataattaataaaatatcactacataaatgatattaattcgagttataaatttatatatttagttatttcgggtgaaagcgggttcatccatggataaatcttttcatccatatccatatccatttcggTTCATCTATATCTGTATTCATATTCATTTAGATCGTGCATATCCACGAATAATTGGGtgaatatccactggatcgggtatccattgtcATCTCTAGGTATGAGACGTATATCCTTCATGTGTGGTGGTGTGTAATCATCTTCAAGTTCTGCAACCAGAAATAACTGAATGCTTTCAATCAGTTTGTGGactaaagaaaaataaaataaaataaaataaaataaagaatatAGGGGAGAGGAATTGACTCACGTATCAACAGACACTTAACGAGATTTATAACTAGCGTTAAAGCAAGGATGAAAATGGGACAGAAAAATGCATTTAAGGATGACTAATGCAGCTTTTTAATGGCAGGGATGAAAAACGATAAAAGGTACAAACACAGGGATGATTTGGACAATTTTGTCAAAAATAAACCTTAAAAACAAAAACATGTGCTGTCTTCTCCCGAAGAAATTCAGTTTAACATAAACAAGAAGGAACCCAACAGAAATTTTAGTCCTTCGATTGATTATTGGATTCGATTGTCAATCATCAATTAAAATTTAATTGgaagttaaaattaaaattaaaatccgAATTAAACTAAGTTGAAATCGATGGCGTTGGTTTTGAAGAAGCTTGTCACCAGATCATCATCCGCTGTCGTCCCTTATCTACGAGTTCCACCAAATTATCCTCGCTCTTTCAGTGCTGTTTCCTCATCCTTTCTTGGTACGTTTTACTGCTACTTTACTTTACACCCCCCCAAATTTTGTTGTAATCGCCCAAAACTAATGCTATACATATCATTCTTATTTTAGGGCAAAAAGCTCTGATTTTTATCAACAGCAAAAAATACCCGATTCCATCTTGTTTTTATGATACACAAAAACGCAATTCTGGGTTCTATGACAAAAAGGTCTAATTTGTATCAAGTATTACTACCCAATTACACTACATTTTACTAGTATACATTAAATAACCCAATTTTGGGTTTTCTGGTCTTTGTTTAAATTTACATTCTTATTTTGTAGCAAAAAGCTCTAACTTTGACAAATAcgtttattttattttagtttttttgtACACTTagaaaaccctaattttggcttctCTCGGAATTTTTAGTGTTTATTTTTATTCAAAATTCTTTATTCCGCAATTTTTATTGATGATATGTAATGTGTCATTCTGATTATAATTTCTTATTGACGATAGATGAATCAATTTTGGTCACTTTACTAATTACTGATATGTTGATTCTACATTTTTGGTTATATGATGAATGATTTCAGAGTTAGCTTTAACTATTCTAAATTTCTTGTTGACAGTAcatacattttattttattttattttatttttattagacACTAAAAGCTCTAGCACAATTAAATACCCACTAGTCAATTCATTTAAGTGTTTCTGTTAtacactaaataataataataataatttgattgaAGGAAATAAATTTCACAAGCTGGTGGGAAGCATGATTATGAAGTGGATGTTAAACAACAACAACATACCTTATACAAATTGCTATGCGGTGAAGATAACAAGTAAAGGTGAAGAATGTTTAAAGCTAGATATGGATGAAAATCAAAATGTGATACTAATTGATGGCCACTTAATGTCTTTCTTTAACATCCCTGGGATTGAGAAGACCACAGAGACTGATAAAGAAGTACGAGTATTCCTAGATTTGGCAATGAAGGATATTGATCATAACACCATGAAAGCCAAATTGAAGAAGAGAGATAATGCTTTGTTAATCAACGGTTACGTGCAGAAAGATGACATTCGTAAATACTACGATGCTAGAGTTGAGTTACCATTACCACCACAGGAGATCTGTGAGTCCGTTAAGACAGAGATAAAAGATGGTGGGCTGGTCGTAACTATTCCCAAGGTGGCCGGCCAGGAAGGAACCAGCTCAAAGACTACTAAACTGACTAACTAATGTATTCGGTTTTATTCTCAAGCTTTTATCAATGTATGATCTAATGTATAGGGATCTGATCCCTACCCTTTGAATTTAAAGTATACTAAAGTTTCTTGTTTTTAGCTATTTACTTTCTCACTTGTCTGCTTTGTATCAATCATATGGGACGTTTTCTTGGTTGTGTTTTCAGAGCGGACCCTGGTGACGTTTTCTTGCCTCGGGTGTGGTCGTGGCAGCTTTGGGGGTGGCTGTCGGATTTTTTTCCGATTGCTTTTCCGGTGGCCCTGTGATGGAGGAAGACGGTTCCTTTTTTGTTTGTTGTGGTGTGACTGGTGTTCTCCTGGTCATCCTCATTAGTTTGTTGTTTGTTTTGTTGGTCTTGTCCTACTATAGCCGATATATTGAGTCCTCTTGTTTTAGCCTTTGCCTGCTTTTTTACTTGTATTAGCGAGAGTTTTCACCCAGATGGTGAGCTCGTTAGTGTAGGTTGTTTAGTTAGGTTCAGCTTGTTTTGGAACTCATTGTATCGGTTGTACAGTTGATCTTCGGATCCGTTTTTAACGTTATCGTTTTtttgtcaaaaaaataaaaataaaaaaaaatcaattatATGGGGCACTATGCTCAAGAAACCTGCAAACCTTCCGAGCCAAAAGGATGTCATATGACATCTTTCCATTTATGTGCTTATCTAGTCACGGTTATGTTCTCATGAATTTGTTTCCTTATTGTCTGGAATCAAATATTTCATGTTTGTTGAATCTgtgaacagggaatacaagttactAAGATTTTTAGGTCTTCTTACATTTCTCAACATTATCATATAATGCTTTTATTGTCATGTTTATTTGCTCCCCAAACTTTGTGGTTATTGTCCGTTTAGTAAGCATCGTATACTGTTTGTTTCGAAAGGGAAGCAATGGTGGTTATTTAAATTTTTGTGTGCTATTTTGCTCACGGTTATCATTCTCTAGCTAGGGAAGGGAAGTGGAAAACACAATTTTTTGGCATCTTCTCCACACGTAATACTGGTGAGCGTTGTGGATTATTGATTTTTGCCTTTGTAATTCGGTTGACAAAAGGCAGGGTGCACAGGTTATCGAGTCGTCGTGCAAGAGGGTGGACAAGGTGGCAAAGTCAAAGAAAGAAGTGGTAAAGTGGGTTGATGTCGTCGATAGTTCTAAGGTTGAATCGTTTTCGTACAATTTTCGGAGAGGTAAATGATGATACGTGTAACGACCCGACattttcgacttgtttttgtgctttgtgttttcacgaaactgcatatttgtgcgtactgagctatattatactctgggatcttattacatgtggattactttcgtttttttttttttacgaggaaccccctagcgacgagccataatggctcccctctagttggtaaacctcgggtaaaacgtgcctttgagtacgtaggttacttaacttgatccccggaagcctttatgaccgttagtgtcacttgacgtttagaacaaactgcgtactgtgtacacgtttaactttggtcataatcggaatattatgactacgtaatactaattgttattttataataacaattacttggatttttggatgcttaattacgcttagtaatttactagagcacactagttagtcttgtgggacttcctaccttgttggactttagcccaccctacactagctagtggactatttaattagtccaattattaatgactagtgacccaataatatgtaagacaaatgtccatttattagagggaacatactagcattttgttaaccataatctataatgttgcatgagatcctaacataagcaccaactttagacaatcattaaccaaaaagcaaaaaggtgtcccccttgtcccctcccaaaacccacggccaccatcacctccccacaccctcaccttctataaataccaggcttattcatcccatttcacacttgatctcattcacaatttacacacttactctctaattctctctatagtctttctcactctaaaaagtgtaagttttaaattttctttctcttcttcttcccttcatatccacgacatcatcatcatcatttaaagcatctagcttttagcttttgatcttgttatatcttgtagattcaaacttgggtttgaatccttcaagaacatgaaagattcaagctttctagctttgaatcttcatttacttgttagatctagcttatgatttctttattttgttataaagatcaaaacttgtgtttatgatcttcatgtaacttgaagatctagtcttttgctttaaggatcttcaagaacactaaagatccaagctttctagcttagggtttcattattttgttaaagatcttagctttttagcttatggtctcattactttcattagatcttagctttctagcttatggtctcattaatcttgtaaagatccaaactttctagctttgggttttcttaatacttgagatctaagttattattgtagatctcacttacttggaacctttttatgtttGTTGTGataataaagatcaagtcttcatcatcacctaTGATggggatgcataaacttgtgtaaaaaggacaaaggttgaagctttattggatttatgcaataaagaggcaatcttgatgttc
This genomic window from Rutidosis leptorrhynchoides isolate AG116_Rl617_1_P2 chromosome 2, CSIRO_AGI_Rlap_v1, whole genome shotgun sequence contains:
- the LOC139891334 gene encoding uncharacterized protein, whose amino-acid sequence is MALVLKKLVTRSSSAVVPYLRVPPNYPRSFSAVSSSFLGNKFHKLVGSMIMKWMLNNNNIPYTNCYAVKITSKGEECLKLDMDENQNVILIDGHLMSFFNIPGIEKTTETDKEVRVFLDLAMKDIDHNTMKAKLKKRDNALLINGYVQKDDIRKYYDARVELPLPPQEICESVKTEIKDGGLVVTIPKVAGQEGTSSKTTKLTN